ATGTGCCTTGTTGCACTAACAAGCCTTTCTCCATCACCAGCACCCTATCCATCGAACTTAGCGATTCCAACCTGTGAGTCACCATCAAGCAAGCCGTATCTTGCATGGCTTGAGCTAATGTCGCTTGTACCGCTTGCTCGCTTAAACTATCAAGACTGGCGGTAGGTTCATCCAAGATATAGAGTTTCGGCTGCTGAGCGAGTGCTCTAGCAAGGGCGATACGTTGCGCTTGCCCAACAGACAAGCCTGCGGTTTGCTCCTGTATCGGATGGTCTAGTCCTAGCGGCTGCGATTCAACAAAATCGAGGATGTGCGCTCGGGCTAACAATGCCTTGATAGCGTCATCTGGCAAAGCCGAATCAGGCGTTAGCTTACCGAGGGCGACATTTTCACGCACTGTGCCACAGAACAGTTGTGGCTCCTGCCCCAGCCATGCCAATTTTTTTCGCCATTGCGGCATGGATAACTGGTTCAGCTCTCTACCGTTTATCTTGAGCTGACCTTGATAAGGTAAGAAGCCCAATAAGGCGCTAAGCAGGCTGGTTTTACCCGCGCCGCTCGCCCCCACCACAGCTAAATGTTCACCTTTTTGCAAGGTAAAACTAATAGGTCCAAGTAGCTGGCTGCCATCAACGCTATACACTTTAAGATCTATTGCTTCGATGTGTATATCAGTCTCTAGGATGTCACCAACATCCAACTTTTCACTTGAGCTTGAATCCGGCTGGTCAAGCAATACCATTAACTGCTCTGCGGCGCCTATCGCCTGTGCTTTGGCATGATAATGCGTACCCATATCGCGCAGGGGCTGATAAAACTCAGGGGCTAAGATAAGAATAAACAAACCGGTAAATAAACTGATTGAGGTACCATAATGACCAAAATCTAGATGACCTAAATAACTAAAGCCAAAGTATACCGCTAACACAGCAATCGATACGGCGGCAAAGAACTCTAGTACAGCCGAACTTAAAAACGCCATTCTCAGCACCGACATAGTACGCTCTCTGAACTCTTCTGACGCCTTCTCTATCGCCTTCGCTTCTTTAGCGCCTTGATTAAACAGCTTTAACGTCGATAAGCCTTTAAGCCTATCCATAAAGTGAC
The Shewanella sp. KX20019 DNA segment above includes these coding regions:
- the cydD gene encoding heme ABC transporter permease/ATP-binding protein CydD, encoding MDKTVEKKLTHWLKLQKSACGYYLNLSILFGVLTGISLMCQAWLIATILQGIIIDELPKSVFTDHFWLLLLLTIFRGVLAFARERSSFKAGAQLRVHMRVAVLDKLAALGPAFIQGKPAGSWASIVLEQVEDLQDFYARYLPQIVLAGFIPLIILMAVFPINWAAGIILLATAPLIPMFMILVGMGAADANRKNFGALARLSGHFMDRLKGLSTLKLFNQGAKEAKAIEKASEEFRERTMSVLRMAFLSSAVLEFFAAVSIAVLAVYFGFSYLGHLDFGHYGTSISLFTGLFILILAPEFYQPLRDMGTHYHAKAQAIGAAEQLMVLLDQPDSSSSEKLDVGDILETDIHIEAIDLKVYSVDGSQLLGPISFTLQKGEHLAVVGASGAGKTSLLSALLGFLPYQGQLKINGRELNQLSMPQWRKKLAWLGQEPQLFCGTVRENVALGKLTPDSALPDDAIKALLARAHILDFVESQPLGLDHPIQEQTAGLSVGQAQRIALARALAQQPKLYILDEPTASLDSLSEQAVQATLAQAMQDTACLMVTHRLESLSSMDRVLVMEKGLLVQQGTFAELSAAEGTFKQMLLESTALETESESVDIEATVDIEPTVKPEGEL